A genomic window from Sulfurimonas paralvinellae includes:
- a CDS encoding helix-turn-helix domain-containing protein: MYLKEFRERLNLTQKELAEKLDVAQTTIARYETNKVKPTTDTIMKYIEKVDANPLFLFTGKEPYKLSDIPGLNNESYIVLSDLRKILNQDEIQKKLEEIFIDEILSKFQISDEEKSPMYKFFEAIKLEGHIPVRPFLFLYYIFQFIVQDENKNSITDYRQYLIDIVLSFKTLSWHNNPIFTNKIKDEISARFELEISKEECQVLVTNAETTLKKLEEKMPASMIKAHRKINLKSLFPDKFK; this comes from the coding sequence ATGTACTTAAAAGAATTTCGCGAGAGATTGAACTTGACCCAAAAAGAACTTGCTGAAAAACTAGATGTTGCACAAACAACTATTGCCAGATATGAAACAAATAAAGTTAAACCGACGACTGACACTATTATGAAATATATTGAAAAAGTGGATGCTAATCCACTTTTTCTTTTTACTGGAAAGGAACCCTACAAACTCTCAGATATACCTGGTTTAAATAATGAAAGCTATATTGTTCTATCTGATTTAAGAAAAATTTTAAATCAAGATGAAATACAAAAAAAACTTGAAGAAATTTTCATAGACGAAATACTCTCAAAATTTCAAATTTCTGATGAAGAAAAGTCACCAATGTATAAATTTTTTGAAGCCATTAAATTAGAGGGGCATATACCTGTAAGACCTTTTTTATTTCTGTATTATATATTTCAGTTTATTGTACAAGATGAAAACAAAAACTCTATTACAGATTATAGACAATATCTAATCGATATTGTTTTATCTTTCAAAACCTTGTCGTGGCATAATAACCCTATATTCACTAATAAAATAAAAGATGAAATTTCTGCAAGATTTGAGCTCGAAATATCTAAAGAGGAATGCCAAGTCTTAGTTACAAATGCTGAAACAACACTCAAAAAGCTAGAAGAAAAGATGCCAGCAAGCATGATCAAAGCTCATAGGAAAATCAACTTAAAATCTCTATTCCCAGATAAATTCAAATAA